TTCGCACGCAGGACATCCAGAGCGCGCAGGATCTGAAAATCGGCGGCGATGTCCGCATCGTCCGGCAGGGGCTTTGCGAACAATGGTTTGTCGGGCTGCGGACCCTCGTCAACCGGACCCTCCACGGTGTCAGGCTCGTCGCGCTTGAGCTGCATTTCGTTGTCCGGTGCGTTGAACACCGATGCTTCGGTGAACATCTGTCCACCCTTGACGGCGGCCTCAGCTTCGCGCGCGGTACGTGCAACGACAAGATCCGGCGTCACGCCGATGCGCTGGATGGAGCGCCCGGACGGCGTGTAGTAACGCATCGTTGTTACGCTGAGCGCACCTTGTGCACCCTGCGCCAGGGGGAAGATGTTCTGCACCAGACCCTTGCCGAAGGTGACGAGCCCAATCAGGCTGGCGCGATGATTGTCCTGAAGTGCGGCCGCCACGATTTCGGATGCACTCGCACTGCCGCCGTTGATCAGCACAACCACTGGGAGTCGGCGGAGTGCCTCGCCCTGGTCCGAAGCAACGATTGCAGTCGTCGCGCTTGCGGATTTTCCGGTTCTCACGACGACCGCGCCAGGCTGCAGAAACCGGGATGCGACATGCACGGCCGCATCAATGAATCCTCCGGTGTTGTTGCGCAGGTCGAGAATCAGCCCTGTCATTGGGCCTGCCTTAAGCAAGTCGGCCTGGGCCTCGCCAAGTTCGCGGTCGGTCACCTGGGCAAAACCGGTAATGTGGACATAGCCGATCGAACCGATGCGACGCTGGTAGACGCTGTGGAGGTGGATGGTCTCTCGCGTCAGGACGAGCGGCACTTCATGCCCACTGCCATCGATAAAGGTGATCGCGACCGTCGTGCCCGCTGTACCGCGTAGCCGCCGTGTCGCTTCGATGAGCGTGGTTCGCTCGACGGTCTGGCCATCGATCGAACGGATGAACCATCCAGCCCCGACGCCAGCGCGGGCGGCAGGACCAGCGTCGGTTGGCGCGATGACGCGCAGCTTGCCATCGGCGACCTCGATCACCGTGCCGATCCCTGCAAACTCTCCGGTCGCACCGGCCTGAAAGTCCTTGAACTCCTGCGGTGTCATGTAGACCGAGTGCCCGTCGAGCGATCCGGCCATAGCCTTGAGCGCCGTGCTGGTCAGGCCGTCGGGATCGACCGGGCCATTGTAGTTCTGGCGGATGATGTCGAGCGCCTGGCCAAACAGTGCGGCTTGCGCGTGGCCGTCGGTTGCGGAGGCCGCCGGGCGTGAGTCTTGTGCGCCGACCGGGGACGATGGCGTGGCATTCTGCGCGGCGGCGGGATTGGGCGATGTCGCCAGCAGTGCGAAGGCAATCAAAGCCGCACCTCGAAAAACGGGCATGGAAGTTCAGCATCTCCGAGAAGGGTGGGTGAGGGTGCGCGGTTCCTGGAGGCAATACGAGTGCCCCTCGGCGCGCAGCAGGCTCGTCGAGAGAGGCTTGCATGAATGCTGCACCGCCTTCTTGGCCGTTCACCAGTGGATCGCGAAGCCTGCTCCCGACATCCGAAGATCGAACATGCGTCTAAGACTTTGTGTTCGATCCTGAAGATATAAGTCTTGTATCCGGGCAGTGCTTGGCACAGGATGATGAGTATTCACTCGATGGAATATTGTTGCCATGCTGGAACGCTAATTTCACGGCGGGGGCCTCCATGAAACTGAGCGACATCGACCTTGAGCGATTTTCTGAGGCGGCAGGACTTGCTCCGGCCGCAGCGCCTTCCGCCAATCTGGTTGCCAGGCGCTTCAAGTTTCTTACGGCAGACGGGCAGTCAGCCACGCCGCTCGAGCAGGAAGCCCTGCTCGGCACCAACGATCTGCTCGATGTCAACTTTCTGGACCGCTGCAGCCTCGCGCGTCGCTGCGTTGGACGCATCCGCGTACAAGGTGGTGGTCGGCAGGGGTGGGCAACCGGCTTCCTGATCGCGCCAGGTCTCATTCTTACAAATAACCACGTTTTCCCCGATGCAGCTTCAGTTGCGAGCTCCCGCATCGGCTTTGACTATTGGTTTGATGTTTCGGGTCAGCGCCCTGCCGATCCTGACGAGTTCGACCTGCGGCCGGATCAATTCTTCGCTTTCAATGCCGACCTCGACTACAGCGTGATCGCTGTGGCACCGCGGTCTTCTGCGGGCATATCCATCCTCGAGCGCAAATATTTGCGGCTTTTTGCCGAGAGTGGAAAAGCGAAGCAGGGCGACTTTGTCACCATCATTCAGCACCCGGACGGCGTCCCCATGCAGATCGCGCTGCGCGAAAACGAAGTCGTGCGCGCTGCTGAAGACGAACCCTATATCTGGTATCAGGCCGATACCG
This genomic interval from Novosphingobium sp. CECT 9465 contains the following:
- a CDS encoding S41 family peptidase gives rise to the protein MPVFRGAALIAFALLATSPNPAAAQNATPSSPVGAQDSRPAASATDGHAQAALFGQALDIIRQNYNGPVDPDGLTSTALKAMAGSLDGHSVYMTPQEFKDFQAGATGEFAGIGTVIEVADGKLRVIAPTDAGPAARAGVGAGWFIRSIDGQTVERTTLIEATRRLRGTAGTTVAITFIDGSGHEVPLVLTRETIHLHSVYQRRIGSIGYVHITGFAQVTDRELGEAQADLLKAGPMTGLILDLRNNTGGFIDAAVHVASRFLQPGAVVVRTGKSASATTAIVASDQGEALRRLPVVVLINGGSASASEIVAAALQDNHRASLIGLVTFGKGLVQNIFPLAQGAQGALSVTTMRYYTPSGRSIQRIGVTPDLVVARTAREAEAAVKGGQMFTEASVFNAPDNEMQLKRDEPDTVEGPVDEGPQPDKPLFAKPLPDDADIAADFQILRALDVLRANSPDGANPARAVRLYRRPPPEARAVVNGS